One region of Chryseobacterium sp. SORGH_AS_0447 genomic DNA includes:
- a CDS encoding SMI1/KNR4 family protein, with amino-acid sequence MEQQFIKDFDFTGFWNESSYSERDYTEPFPDDETILSVEQELGYKLPASYIELMRIRNGGLVERSCFSTAESTSWADDHIAITGIMGIGREKTYALCGELGSRFMIEEWGYPDDGVYVCDCPSAGHDMILLDYSRCGKSGEPEVVHVDQEADYRKTFLAKDFKTFIEGLKEEAYFDQDIDI; translated from the coding sequence ATGGAACAGCAATTTATCAAAGACTTTGATTTTACCGGTTTCTGGAATGAAAGCAGTTATTCGGAAAGGGATTACACCGAACCTTTCCCGGATGATGAAACCATTCTTTCAGTAGAGCAGGAACTGGGGTACAAACTTCCAGCATCTTATATCGAATTGATGCGCATCCGAAATGGCGGATTGGTAGAAAGGAGCTGCTTTTCTACGGCAGAAAGCACTTCATGGGCAGATGACCATATTGCCATTACCGGAATCATGGGGATCGGAAGGGAAAAGACCTATGCGCTTTGCGGAGAGCTTGGCAGCCGTTTTATGATCGAAGAATGGGGCTATCCTGATGATGGAGTGTATGTCTGTGACTGTCCTTCTGCAGGACACGACATGATCCTGCTGGATTATTCCAGGTGTGGAAAAAGTGGTGAGCCGGAAGTCGTGCATGTGGATCAGGAAGCGGACTATAGAAAAACATTTCTGGCTAAAGACTTTAAAACTTTTATCGAAGGATTAAAAGAAGAAGCGTATTTTGATCAGGATATAGACATTTGA
- the paaB gene encoding 1,2-phenylacetyl-CoA epoxidase subunit PaaB, whose translation MANLDMWEVFIQTKPGLSHKHVGIVQAPTAEMALQNARDVYTRRKEGTSVWVVPSKYIVTSEGVDKEAFFDPADDKLYRHPTFYEIPNDVKNM comes from the coding sequence ATGGCAAATTTAGATATGTGGGAAGTGTTTATCCAGACTAAACCGGGATTGTCCCACAAACACGTAGGAATCGTACAGGCACCGACTGCCGAAATGGCGTTGCAGAATGCCAGGGACGTTTACACCAGAAGAAAAGAGGGAACTTCCGTTTGGGTGGTACCGAGCAAATATATCGTTACTTCCGAAGGGGTGGACAAAGAAGCATTCTTCGATCCGGCAGACGACAAACTGTACCGTCATCCGACTTTCTATGAGATTCCTAACGATGTAAAAAATATGTAA
- a CDS encoding four helix bundle protein, with product MRNDKENVIVNKTFDFALKIIEFSEVLYEAKRYPLANQVFKAGTSIGANVREAQNAESKADFIHKLKIAAKEADETEYWLLLCMMSPYLKSPDEKLFSELKEIILILSKIISTSKIK from the coding sequence ATGAGAAATGATAAAGAAAATGTCATCGTTAATAAGACTTTTGATTTTGCATTGAAAATAATCGAATTTTCTGAAGTTTTATATGAAGCTAAAAGGTATCCTTTAGCTAATCAGGTTTTTAAGGCAGGAACATCTATTGGTGCAAATGTTAGAGAAGCTCAAAATGCAGAAAGCAAAGCAGATTTCATTCATAAATTAAAAATTGCGGCAAAAGAAGCAGATGAGACAGAGTACTGGCTCCTGTTATGTATGATGTCTCCTTATCTGAAGTCGCCGGATGAAAAATTATTTTCAGAACTCAAAGAAATTATCCTGATTCTCTCGAAAATCATTTCAACTTCCAAGATTAAATAA
- a CDS encoding transferase hexapeptide repeat family protein — MNIYSYHGIRPIIKPSAYIHPQAVVIGNVEIGEEVYVGPNAVIRGDWGKIIVKDGANVQENCTLHVFPGIETILEESAHIGHGAIIHSGHIGRNCLVGMNAVVMDKAIIGDECIIGALAFVPANFRCEARKLIVGSPAKIIRDVSDEMIKWKTEGTKLYQELAREGKDAILPCEPFTEYVKQVPTKIIDYSIWDDVK, encoded by the coding sequence ATGAATATCTACTCCTACCATGGCATCCGGCCCATCATCAAACCTTCTGCCTACATTCATCCGCAGGCGGTGGTGATCGGGAATGTGGAAATCGGTGAAGAAGTGTATGTGGGCCCGAATGCGGTGATCCGCGGCGACTGGGGGAAAATCATCGTGAAAGACGGAGCGAATGTTCAGGAAAACTGTACCCTGCATGTTTTTCCGGGTATTGAAACCATTCTCGAAGAATCGGCCCATATCGGCCACGGAGCCATCATCCATTCCGGACATATTGGAAGAAACTGCCTGGTGGGAATGAACGCCGTGGTGATGGACAAAGCAATTATCGGTGACGAATGTATAATCGGAGCTTTGGCTTTTGTGCCCGCCAACTTCAGGTGTGAAGCCAGAAAGCTGATTGTCGGAAGCCCGGCAAAGATTATCCGTGATGTTTCCGATGAAATGATCAAATGGAAAACCGAAGGTACAAAACTGTATCAGGAACTGGCCAGGGAAGGGAAAGATGCCATTCTGCCCTGCGAGCCGTTCACCGAATATGTAAAACAGGTTCCAACTAAAATTATCGATTACAGTATTTGGGATGATGTGAAGTAA
- the paaA gene encoding 1,2-phenylacetyl-CoA epoxidase subunit PaaA, with protein MDLEKFVQYVHDENKVEPKDVMPDDYRKLLVRQISQHAHSEIVGMLPEANWISRAPSLRRKMALLAKVQDEAGHGLYLYSATETLGDGSIRADRDATYEDMLSGKAKYSSIFNYPTLSWADIGAIGWLVDGAAIMNQVMLMGNSYGPYSRAMVKICKEESFHQRQGYEILMALCRGTKQQKEMAQASLNRFWWPALMMFGPNDDSSPNSKISMNYRVKRESNDSLRQRFVDVTVSQAEFLGLTIPDKDLKWNEERQHYDFGELPWDEFMEILKGNGPCNKKRIETKRKAQRENAWVKEAAAAFAERNVAVK; from the coding sequence ATGGACTTAGAAAAATTCGTACAATACGTACACGACGAAAATAAAGTAGAGCCGAAAGATGTAATGCCTGATGATTACAGGAAGCTTTTGGTTCGTCAGATCTCCCAGCACGCCCATTCTGAAATCGTAGGGATGCTGCCGGAAGCCAACTGGATTTCCAGAGCACCTTCTTTGAGAAGAAAAATGGCCTTGCTGGCTAAAGTTCAGGATGAGGCCGGACACGGATTATACCTGTATTCCGCTACCGAAACTTTAGGGGACGGAAGCATCAGAGCCGATCGTGATGCGACTTATGAAGATATGCTATCCGGGAAAGCCAAATACTCAAGCATATTCAACTACCCGACGTTGAGCTGGGCAGATATCGGTGCGATCGGATGGCTGGTAGACGGTGCCGCGATTATGAATCAGGTGATGCTGATGGGTAATTCCTACGGGCCTTATTCCAGGGCGATGGTGAAGATCTGTAAAGAAGAATCCTTCCACCAAAGACAGGGGTACGAAATCCTGATGGCACTTTGCCGCGGAACCAAGCAGCAGAAAGAAATGGCACAAGCCTCTCTAAACCGTTTCTGGTGGCCGGCATTGATGATGTTCGGACCGAATGACGACAGCTCGCCAAACTCCAAAATCTCGATGAATTATCGGGTGAAAAGAGAAAGCAACGACAGCCTTCGTCAGCGTTTTGTTGATGTTACGGTTTCCCAGGCTGAATTCTTAGGCTTAACCATTCCGGATAAAGACCTGAAATGGAATGAAGAAAGACAGCATTACGATTTCGGGGAACTGCCGTGGGATGAATTCATGGAAATCCTGAAAGGAAACGGACCGTGCAACAAAAAGCGGATCGAAACCAAAAGAAAAGCCCAGCGAGAGAATGCTTGGGTAAAAGAAGCGGCCGCCGCGTTTGCAGAGCGCAATGTAGCAGTAAAATAA
- a CDS encoding PaaI family thioesterase, which yields MTPKQVAEYMLGQDYFSQWMNIRLIEIKENYCLIEMPVKKEMINGLKTVHGGVTFAFADSALAFSSNNSGDAAVALNCVINFTKAGKEGDVFRAESILANETRKTAVYDIKITNQNDELVAKFVGTVYKIGKKVTEL from the coding sequence ATGACACCCAAACAGGTTGCAGAATATATGCTCGGTCAGGACTATTTTTCCCAATGGATGAATATCAGACTGATTGAAATTAAAGAGAACTATTGTTTAATAGAAATGCCCGTTAAAAAAGAAATGATCAACGGGCTGAAAACGGTACATGGAGGCGTTACGTTTGCCTTTGCCGATTCGGCACTGGCCTTTTCATCCAACAATTCGGGAGACGCCGCAGTGGCCTTAAACTGTGTCATCAATTTTACCAAAGCCGGAAAAGAAGGTGATGTTTTCAGGGCAGAAAGTATCCTCGCCAACGAAACCCGGAAAACAGCAGTTTACGATATCAAAATCACGAATCAGAACGATGAACTGGTCGCCAAGTTTGTAGGGACTGTGTATAAAATAGGAAAGAAAGTAACGGAACTTTAG
- a CDS encoding enoyl-CoA hydratase/isomerase family protein, which yields MNEFVVSELKNNIAEITFGTPKSNSLPGAILEKLAQTILDEGAKDEVKAILIKSEGEKAFCAGASFDELLEIEELEKSTKFFGGFAKVLNAMRNCGKIVVVRVQGKTTGGGVGIACGADYCFAVKHAALALTEINLGIGPFVIGPYVERKIGKSQFSAMAIDADFRSAEWAKQHNIYHSVSENIEEMDAKLETFLQTLAYRSSDALALIKKVSWEGTDHFNELMPARIHMSASLILEESAKKNIGAIKERLRAK from the coding sequence ATGAACGAATTTGTAGTATCAGAACTGAAAAACAATATCGCCGAAATTACCTTCGGAACACCGAAAAGCAATTCTCTGCCGGGAGCCATCCTTGAAAAGCTGGCGCAGACGATTCTGGATGAAGGAGCAAAAGATGAGGTAAAAGCCATTTTAATAAAAAGTGAAGGTGAAAAAGCGTTCTGTGCCGGCGCCAGTTTCGACGAATTGCTGGAAATTGAAGAGCTGGAAAAATCAACAAAGTTTTTCGGAGGTTTTGCAAAGGTCCTCAATGCCATGAGAAACTGCGGAAAAATCGTGGTAGTGCGGGTACAGGGAAAAACAACCGGCGGGGGCGTAGGGATTGCCTGTGGTGCCGATTATTGTTTTGCCGTAAAACACGCTGCGTTGGCTTTAACGGAAATTAATCTGGGTATAGGTCCTTTCGTGATCGGCCCTTATGTGGAAAGAAAAATAGGGAAGTCGCAATTTTCAGCAATGGCAATCGATGCGGATTTCAGATCGGCGGAGTGGGCCAAGCAGCACAATATTTACCATTCGGTTTCTGAAAATATCGAAGAAATGGATGCCAAATTGGAAACATTTCTTCAGACTTTAGCTTACAGAAGCAGCGATGCTTTGGCACTCATTAAAAAAGTATCCTGGGAAGGAACAGACCATTTTAATGAATTGATGCCTGCCAGAATTCACATGAGTGCCAGCCTCATCCTTGAAGAGTCAGCGAAAAAGAATATCGGGGCAATTAAAGAAAGACTGAGAGCAAAATAG
- a CDS encoding alpha/beta hydrolase, with protein sequence MIKKILLIFIMMFGLSVMVSGQNNNVKPLTIGEIRTLKSKILNEDRILNIYLPQNFDKTKSYPVIYLMDGSMNEDFIHVSGLIHFFNQMYAMPETIVVGIANTDRKRDFTFHTDLKDLQKDYPTTGHSDKFISFLEKELKPYIENQFKVTEKYVFGQSLGGLLATEILLKKPELFNNYFIISPSLWWDDESLLKGATQWLAKIPDTKKFIYISVGKGEHPVIVKDAEDLDDVLKKAGKKNWTIEYKMMETDNHATILHRSLYEGLLKLFPYQEPKK encoded by the coding sequence ATGATTAAAAAAATTCTTCTGATCTTCATCATGATGTTTGGGCTTTCAGTTATGGTTTCGGGCCAGAACAACAATGTAAAACCCTTAACGATTGGTGAAATCCGAACATTGAAATCTAAAATTTTAAATGAAGACAGAATATTGAATATCTATCTTCCGCAGAATTTTGATAAGACCAAATCCTATCCGGTCATTTATCTGATGGATGGAAGCATGAATGAAGACTTTATCCATGTTAGCGGACTGATTCACTTTTTCAATCAGATGTATGCCATGCCGGAAACCATTGTGGTAGGAATAGCCAATACTGATCGGAAAAGAGATTTTACCTTTCATACGGATTTGAAAGATCTACAGAAGGATTACCCTACAACCGGACATTCCGATAAATTCATCAGTTTTCTTGAAAAAGAATTAAAACCGTATATCGAAAATCAGTTTAAGGTAACGGAAAAATATGTATTCGGACAATCTTTGGGCGGCTTGCTGGCGACAGAAATTTTACTGAAAAAACCGGAGCTGTTCAATAATTATTTTATCATCAGCCCAAGTTTATGGTGGGATGATGAAAGCCTTTTGAAGGGGGCAACCCAATGGCTGGCTAAAATTCCGGATACGAAGAAATTTATTTATATTTCCGTCGGAAAAGGGGAACATCCGGTAATAGTAAAAGATGCTGAAGATCTGGATGATGTGTTGAAAAAAGCGGGAAAGAAAAACTGGACGATAGAATATAAGATGATGGAAACAGATAACCACGCCACCATTCTGCACAGAAGTTTGTACGAAGGGTTGTTGAAACTATTTCCCTATCAGGAACCGAAAAAGTAA
- a CDS encoding SMUG2 DNA glycosylase family protein codes for MKGTFAEQVIEFNKTLHYSGTLPDDFMVMNPYLDNPETLDVMQQFYRKYYNDSIRRKFLLGINPSRHGSGVTGVPFTDTKRLESVCGIKMTSAYTHEVSSVFVYDMIAEYGGAEAFYSDVYINSPFPLAIVRKSKSGWVNANYYDDKALFNEVKDFMISSLKKHLSLNLDTSEVFIMGKKNADFIAKINREANLFEKLTVLEHPRYIQQYKSKEKQLYIDKYILALKK; via the coding sequence ATGAAAGGAACTTTTGCAGAACAGGTTATCGAATTCAACAAAACCCTCCACTACAGTGGTACGCTTCCCGATGATTTCATGGTGATGAATCCTTATCTGGATAATCCGGAAACACTGGACGTCATGCAACAGTTTTACCGCAAATATTACAACGATTCCATTCGGCGTAAGTTTCTTTTGGGAATCAATCCCAGCCGCCACGGTTCCGGAGTTACGGGAGTGCCCTTTACCGATACCAAAAGGCTGGAAAGCGTATGCGGAATTAAAATGACTTCAGCCTACACCCACGAAGTTTCATCCGTTTTCGTTTATGATATGATTGCGGAATATGGCGGAGCCGAAGCATTTTACAGTGATGTTTATATCAATTCTCCTTTCCCGCTGGCCATCGTCCGGAAATCGAAAAGCGGTTGGGTGAATGCCAATTATTATGATGATAAAGCCCTGTTTAACGAAGTTAAGGATTTTATGATCAGTTCCTTAAAAAAGCACCTCAGCCTGAATCTGGATACTTCCGAAGTTTTTATCATGGGTAAAAAGAATGCGGATTTTATTGCAAAGATCAACCGGGAAGCTAATTTGTTTGAAAAATTGACGGTTTTGGAACATCCCCGGTACATTCAGCAATACAAATCGAAGGAGAAGCAGCTGTATATTGATAAATATATTTTAGCTTTGAAAAAATAA
- the paaC gene encoding 1,2-phenylacetyl-CoA epoxidase subunit PaaC translates to MNPLYNYLLKLADDSFIMGQRLSAWCGEGPYLEEDIALTNIALDELGQANNFYVYASRVIDNGKTEDDLAFLRYEHEYVNAHWTELPNEDYAQTILKVYVFAIYQKLIYEALSQSADEELSAIAQKSLKEVRYHYTHTASWMKIFAQGTEESRSRLEKAIENIWEYTKGLFAKTEGEDDLVALNIVPDADALYEEFLEITQKDFAEFGLAYPTNPFMQPKSRTGYHTEYFGFILCELQYMQRAYPGCTW, encoded by the coding sequence ATGAATCCATTATACAATTATTTATTAAAACTGGCAGACGATAGCTTCATCATGGGGCAGCGTTTGTCGGCATGGTGTGGGGAAGGTCCTTATCTGGAAGAAGATATCGCGTTAACGAATATCGCTTTGGATGAATTAGGCCAGGCCAACAACTTTTATGTGTACGCTTCGAGAGTGATCGATAACGGCAAAACGGAAGACGATCTTGCTTTTTTAAGATATGAGCATGAATATGTGAATGCCCACTGGACTGAACTTCCCAACGAAGATTATGCACAGACGATTCTGAAAGTCTATGTCTTTGCAATCTATCAAAAGCTGATATATGAAGCTTTATCCCAATCTGCGGACGAAGAGCTTTCTGCTATTGCCCAGAAATCTTTAAAAGAAGTACGTTACCATTATACCCACACGGCTTCCTGGATGAAAATCTTCGCCCAGGGAACAGAAGAAAGCAGATCCCGTCTGGAAAAGGCTATTGAAAATATCTGGGAATATACCAAAGGTTTGTTTGCAAAAACCGAAGGCGAGGATGATCTGGTTGCTTTAAATATAGTTCCGGATGCAGATGCGCTGTATGAAGAGTTTCTGGAGATCACACAGAAAGATTTTGCTGAATTTGGATTAGCATATCCAACAAATCCTTTCATGCAGCCGAAATCCAGAACAGGATATCATACGGAATATTTCGGATTTATCCTTTGTGAACTACAATATATGCAGAGGGCGTATCCGGGATGTACCTGGTAA
- the pcaF gene encoding 3-oxoadipyl-CoA thiolase: MNNVYIIDYIRTPISKLSGGLSEVRADDLAAIVIKEIIARNPEVPVQEIEDVIFGCANQAGEDNRNVARMALLLAGLPYKIGGETVNRLCASGMSAVANAFRAIAAGEGEIYIAGGVEHMTRSPYVMSKPSTAFGRDSQMFDTTFGWRFVNPKMKEMYGVDGMGETAENLADMHQISREDQDQFALWSQQKASKAQENGRLAEEIVQVEIPQKKGEPKVFDKDEFIKPTSTMEGLAKLRPAFRKEGGTVTAGNASGMNDGAAALILASEEAVQKYGLQPIAKILGSAVAGVEPRIMGIGPVEASQKVLKRLNLSLDDMDVIELNEAFAAQALAVTRSLCLKDDDSRVNPNGGAIAIGHPLGVSGARIIGSAAMELQKQNKKYALCTLCIGVGQGYAMVIEKV; encoded by the coding sequence ATGAACAACGTATATATCATAGATTATATCAGGACTCCGATTTCGAAATTAAGCGGTGGCCTTTCAGAAGTAAGAGCCGATGATCTGGCAGCCATTGTCATCAAAGAGATCATCGCGAGAAATCCGGAAGTTCCGGTACAGGAAATCGAGGATGTGATCTTCGGATGTGCCAACCAGGCCGGGGAAGATAACCGGAATGTGGCGAGAATGGCCCTGCTGTTGGCCGGACTTCCTTATAAAATCGGAGGAGAGACCGTTAACAGGCTGTGTGCTTCGGGAATGTCTGCCGTTGCCAATGCCTTCCGTGCGATAGCTGCAGGCGAGGGCGAAATTTATATTGCCGGCGGTGTAGAGCACATGACGCGTTCGCCGTATGTAATGTCAAAACCGAGCACAGCTTTCGGAAGAGACAGCCAGATGTTCGATACTACTTTCGGATGGAGGTTTGTCAACCCGAAAATGAAAGAAATGTACGGTGTTGACGGTATGGGGGAAACAGCGGAAAACTTAGCCGATATGCACCAGATCAGCCGTGAGGACCAGGACCAGTTTGCGCTGTGGTCTCAGCAGAAAGCTTCCAAAGCACAGGAAAACGGAAGGCTAGCGGAAGAAATCGTACAGGTGGAAATCCCACAGAAGAAAGGAGAACCTAAAGTTTTCGATAAAGATGAATTTATTAAACCGACTTCTACAATGGAAGGACTGGCGAAACTTCGCCCTGCTTTCAGAAAAGAAGGGGGAACGGTAACCGCCGGAAATGCTTCAGGAATGAACGACGGCGCTGCGGCATTGATTTTAGCCAGTGAAGAGGCCGTACAAAAATACGGACTGCAGCCTATTGCTAAAATTTTAGGTTCCGCCGTTGCCGGGGTTGAGCCAAGAATCATGGGGATTGGCCCGGTAGAAGCTTCTCAGAAAGTTTTAAAAAGATTAAACCTGTCACTGGATGATATGGATGTCATCGAACTGAATGAAGCCTTTGCCGCCCAGGCTTTGGCGGTGACGAGATCATTATGTTTAAAAGACGATGATTCCAGAGTAAATCCAAACGGAGGCGCTATTGCCATCGGTCATCCACTTGGAGTTTCTGGAGCCAGGATCATTGGTTCTGCCGCTATGGAATTGCAAAAACAGAATAAAAAATATGCCTTGTGTACCCTTTGTATTGGTGTAGGACAGGGCTATGCAATGGTGATTGAAAAAGTATAA
- the paaD gene encoding 1,2-phenylacetyl-CoA epoxidase subunit PaaD, whose product MVPDPEIPVINIVELGIVREAKVTGENSCEVTITPTYSACPAMFTIEEDIIKIMKENGWDTKVITKMFPIWTTDWLTDEAREKLRAYGITPPEKGADEHHIGKPKKCPRCGSEHTKQISRFGSTLCKASYQCLDCLEPFDYFKCH is encoded by the coding sequence ATGGTTCCCGATCCGGAAATTCCGGTCATCAACATAGTGGAACTGGGTATTGTGCGGGAAGCGAAAGTAACCGGGGAAAATTCCTGTGAAGTTACCATTACGCCGACGTATTCTGCCTGTCCTGCCATGTTTACCATTGAGGAAGACATCATCAAGATCATGAAGGAAAACGGCTGGGACACAAAAGTAATCACCAAAATGTTTCCTATCTGGACGACCGACTGGTTGACGGATGAAGCCCGGGAAAAGCTACGGGCTTATGGAATCACTCCTCCTGAAAAAGGAGCCGACGAACATCATATCGGGAAACCGAAAAAGTGTCCACGCTGTGGTTCTGAACACACTAAGCAGATCAGCAGGTTCGGATCTACCTTATGTAAGGCTTCCTACCAATGCCTGGATTGTTTGGAACCGTTTGATTATTTTAAATGCCATTAA
- a CDS encoding enoyl-CoA hydratase/isomerase family protein translates to MYTQLDIETHFEGKLKIAYLNQPETMNALTKPSLSDLKDFIHECSNDPAVRCVAISGRGRAFCSGQNLDDAFVTGNEHHDHDIIRKIVTDYYNPLVMELTRCKKPVIALVNGPAVGAGAMLALICDFVLANNKAYFSQAFSNIGLIPDTGGTYFLPKLLGRQLANYLAFTGKKLSAEESKSYGLVAEVFAEEEFNSKSMEILEKMANMPTAAIKLTKKAFANSYNNTLKEQLELEADLQQEAAGTEDFIEGVNAFLQKRKPDYKGK, encoded by the coding sequence ATGTACACACAACTCGATATTGAGACGCATTTTGAAGGAAAGCTGAAAATCGCTTACCTCAACCAGCCGGAAACCATGAATGCGCTGACAAAGCCGTCACTTTCAGACTTGAAGGATTTTATTCATGAGTGCAGCAATGATCCTGCCGTAAGGTGTGTAGCCATCTCCGGGAGAGGAAGGGCATTCTGTTCAGGACAGAACCTTGATGATGCATTCGTTACCGGTAATGAACACCACGACCATGACATCATCCGGAAAATTGTAACGGATTATTACAACCCACTGGTAATGGAACTTACGCGCTGCAAAAAGCCGGTAATAGCTTTGGTAAATGGTCCTGCAGTAGGAGCCGGCGCAATGCTTGCCCTGATCTGTGATTTTGTACTGGCCAATAACAAAGCATATTTCTCCCAGGCTTTCTCCAATATCGGATTGATTCCTGATACCGGAGGAACCTATTTTTTACCGAAATTATTGGGAAGGCAACTGGCAAATTATTTAGCCTTTACCGGAAAAAAATTATCGGCTGAAGAATCAAAATCATACGGATTGGTCGCTGAGGTTTTTGCTGAAGAAGAGTTCAACTCCAAGTCGATGGAAATTCTGGAGAAAATGGCTAACATGCCGACAGCAGCCATCAAATTAACCAAAAAAGCATTCGCCAATTCATATAACAACACTTTGAAAGAACAGTTGGAACTGGAAGCCGACCTTCAGCAGGAAGCTGCCGGAACAGAAGACTTCATCGAAGGCGTAAACGCATTTTTACAGAAAAGAAAGCCTGATTATAAAGGAAAATAA
- a CDS encoding 3-hydroxyacyl-CoA dehydrogenase NAD-binding domain-containing protein: MNIGIIGAGNMGIGIAQVAATNGCKVWVYDANARQVETATLGLEKTLTKLVNKQKISGEKMTEILSNISIATELKEFKDCQLVIEAIIENKEIKTKVFTELENHVSETCIIGSNTSSISITSLGAELKHPERFIGIHFFNPAPLMPLVEVIPSLLTEQSLPEKIYNLMKDWGKTPVIAKDIPGFIVNRIARPYYGEGLRMVEENIATPEQVDDAMRTLGNFKMGPFELMDLIGVDVNFSVTTTVYKDYFYDPKYKPSLLQQRMSEAKLHGRKTGKGFYDYAEGSTKPEPQKDEALYQQIFLRIISMLINEAVEAKRLGIASDQDLELAMQKGVNYPKGLLAWGQEIGYEKISETLQGLYEEYQEERYRQSPLLRKLNETI; this comes from the coding sequence ATGAATATAGGAATCATCGGTGCCGGAAATATGGGGATAGGCATCGCACAGGTAGCGGCTACCAACGGATGCAAAGTATGGGTATATGATGCGAATGCCAGACAGGTGGAAACAGCCACCCTCGGTTTGGAAAAGACACTTACTAAACTGGTAAACAAGCAAAAAATTTCAGGCGAAAAAATGACTGAAATTTTATCCAATATCTCCATCGCTACAGAACTGAAGGAATTTAAAGACTGCCAGCTGGTCATAGAAGCCATCATTGAAAATAAAGAAATTAAAACGAAGGTATTCACAGAACTGGAAAACCATGTTTCCGAAACCTGTATTATTGGTTCTAATACCTCATCTATTTCCATCACCTCCCTTGGTGCGGAACTGAAACATCCCGAACGTTTCATCGGAATCCATTTTTTCAATCCGGCGCCCCTGATGCCATTGGTAGAAGTAATCCCTTCTCTGCTGACTGAACAGTCATTGCCGGAAAAAATCTACAATCTCATGAAAGACTGGGGGAAAACACCGGTTATCGCTAAAGATATTCCGGGATTTATCGTAAACAGGATTGCCCGTCCGTATTATGGAGAAGGACTAAGGATGGTGGAAGAAAACATTGCTACACCGGAACAGGTGGATGATGCCATGAGAACTTTAGGAAATTTTAAAATGGGACCGTTTGAATTGATGGACCTTATCGGAGTGGATGTGAATTTCTCTGTAACCACAACCGTATATAAAGATTATTTCTACGATCCGAAATACAAGCCTTCCTTATTGCAGCAAAGAATGTCGGAAGCCAAGCTCCACGGTAGAAAAACCGGAAAAGGGTTCTATGATTATGCGGAAGGATCGACCAAACCCGAACCTCAAAAGGATGAGGCACTTTACCAGCAGATTTTCCTGAGAATCATCTCCATGCTCATCAATGAAGCGGTAGAAGCCAAAAGATTAGGCATTGCCAGTGATCAGGATCTTGAATTGGCGATGCAGAAAGGCGTAAATTACCCGAAAGGATTATTGGCCTGGGGACAGGAAATCGGATACGAAAAAATCTCTGAAACCCTGCAAGGTCTTTACGAAGAATATCAGGAAGAAAGGTACAGGCAAAGCCCGTTGCTCCGTAAATTAAATGAGACAATTTGA